DNA sequence from the Cohnella herbarum genome:
CGGTAGGGCGGCGAAGTCATAGATCCTTGCGATAGTAAACGAATGAAACGGGTAAAAGGATACGCGAGAACGACAAATCTTTTTCGGATTTTCGTTATCTATATTATAGCGCGTTGGCCGTATCTTTCGAAGTCCTCCGTTCGTTTACCGGGAGCAAGCGAATCAACATCAAAGGAATCGGAGGAATGCAGCATGTCGAATTACGTCCCGTACGTCGTGGAGCAAACAAATCGCGGAGAGAGATCCTACGATATTTATTCTCGGTTGCTGAAAGATCGCATCATATTTCTGGGGGCAGCGATCGACGATCAAGTCGCGAACAGCATCATCGCCCAACTGCTGTTCTTGACCGCGGAGGATCCGGAGAAGGAGATCAGTCTCTATATCAACTCTCCGGGGGGGTCGACCTCGGCCGGATTCGCCATCTACGATACGATGCAATTTATTAAGCCTCCGGTGCACACGATTTGCATGGGAATGGCTGCATCGTTCGGATCGATTCTGCTGTTGGCCGGAGCCAAAGGGAAAAGGTTCTCGTTGCCCAACAGCGAGATCATGATCCATCAGCCTCACGGAGGAGCGCAAGGGCAAGCAAGCGACATCGCGATCAGCGCTAAGCGTATTCTGCAAATTCGGGATAAGACGAATCGGATTACCGCCGAGAGAACCGGGCAACCGCTCGAGAGGGTGGAGAAAGACATGGACCGCGATTATTTCATGACCGCGCAGGAAGCGCTGGAATACGGAATCATCGATCAAGTCATCTCGTCGCCGGAGCAAGCTTTGAACGCCTAAAGATGGCATTGGTTATCGCTCCTTATCCGTTCCTTACCGTTCCGGTTCGGACGATCTAAGTAGCGCTAAGGAGCGGGTTTCCAAGTCGTCCCAGGATAGCGATCCGAGCACGCCGTCCTTGATGATTCCGTTGCGGTCGACGAAATACGTTGCCGGGATGGGACGGATCTCGTAGCTTGCCCCGACTTTGCCATCGGTATCGAAGACGACGGGGAACGTAAACCCGTTATTCTTAGCGAATTCGCGAGCCGATTGAACGCTATCGGTGGCGGTCAGATTAACGGCGATAATCTGCAAGCGATCTCCGAATTGCTTGTTCAGCTTCACGAAGGACGGAGCTTCGTCCCGGCATGGACCGCACCAGGAAGCCCAGAAGTTAAGGACGACGGGTTTGCCTCTGAGCTTCTTCAAATCGTAGATTTTACCGTCCATGCCTGTTAAGGAGAAGGTGGGGGCCGTGTAACCGATTTGCGGTTTTTCGGGGGTTTGCCGATCGTCCGTTAACGCGGATGATTTATAGGAAGCGGATGAAATCGTGCCGCTGCCTTCTAGTTGCCGGAACAGAACGAAACCCGTCAATAAGGTGACCGTACCGAGAATGATCCAAGCGCGCCATCTTTTCATAAGCTCCCTGCCTTTAGAGAACGGTTTTTCTCTTAGTGTAGACAACAAGCTGGGCGCTCCATACTTGGTTCGTAAATAGATGAGATCAAGCCGCCGCGACTCAATAAACGCATCAATGCGCTCCGGCACCCTTGAGGTTAAGAACGATAACGCCCGCAATGATGAGCACGATCCCGACGGCAGTCGTCAGACTTGCCGTTTCTTTCCATATCACGATTCCGATGACGGCGGTCAAAGCCGTTCCTACTCCGGACCAGATGGCGTAAGCAACGCCGAGCGGAATATGTTGGAGGCTAAGCGATAACGAATAGAAAGCCAGCACGAAGCAGACGACCGTTCCGATACTTGGGTACAGCTTCGTAAATCCGTCAGAAGCTTTAAGCATGGAAGTACCGATAATCTCGCTGACGATAGCTACGGTCAAGAATAAATAGGCTTTCACCGGGACCCCTCCTTAACCGAAGGATCCGCATAAATGCCTCGCAACAGTAAGTCGACCACGAGGGAAAGCGAGTCTTCCATCCTAAGTCCACTGGGGCTGGCAACGCTATGATCCATCAGTTGGTACATGGCTCCGATATACACCCGAATGAACGTCTCGACATCGAAGTCGCGGATATCGCCTTTCTCCGTGCCTTCCAGGATTAACAACCGAATGTTATCCCAGCCCTTGGTTAAGTAATCGTTCATGATTGCCCATTGATCGGGGTAAGCCATCTGAAGCTCCTTCATGACGCGAATATCGCTAAAGACGAAGCCTTGCGGAATGATAACCAGCGCTTCGTAAAGTTTTTGTTTGAGGGGGAGAGACGAATCGTTCATGAGTTCTTTCTCGCGATCTTTCATTTGGTTGACCGCTTGCTCGACGATGGAGGCGATAATCCGTTCCTTCGAAGGGAAGTGCTGATACAACGTTTTCGTGCTTATTCCAAGACGTGAAGCGAGATCCCTGACGGAAAATTTCAAGCCTCTGTGCAAGATCTCCTTCGTGGCCTCTTGCAGGATTCTGTTCTTCATATGATCCCTCCTTAATACTGTGAAAACAAGGAAAACAATTTGTTTTAATTGTTTTCCACATCTTCATATTAGAGTTCGACTCTTTCTGTCAAAGCTTGTTTTTCGCAATTGTTGACTTCTCGAAATATACTGTGTATCCTCATTATGTGATACCGCATTAAGTTATGATCTCATTAAGAGGTGGTGTCTTTAATGCCGGCCGCAACTTTAGAAAATGGGGGAAGACAATGACCATACTCTCAGTCATTTTACAATGTCTTTTAATCTTTGCTTTTTCATTCAGCGGCGCAAGTAAAATTGCCGGCGCATCGATGCAAGTACAAGTATTTAACCACTTAAAAATTCCGCAGTGGTTCCGAATAGTTACGGGATTCGTGCAATTGGCGGGAGTCGTAGGATTGGTTGCGGGCTTCTGGGATACGGGGATGCTTTCTTTGGCCGCATTGTGGATCGCATGTACGATGCTTGGAGCCGTCCTGTTCCATATGCGGGCGGGGGATTCGTTTAAGCAGTTCGGTGCTCCCTTACTATTAACGCTCTTATCGCTAACGTTAGCTTTACTGCATATTTGAATTATGAATTCAGATCTTCGATACAGTCGGAAGAATAATCCTTTTCTTTCATTAACAGCATCAGTAGCGCGTGAAGTTCCTTTCGTTGCTCCGACCCGAGATTATGGATTAATTGCTCGGCAATAATCGCTTGTTTCTCCAGCGCTTCGTTCAAATGGACTTGCGCCAGTTCCGTGAGCTGAATGAGCGTAGCCCTGCGGTCCTTGGGATCCGGGATTCTGACGAGAAGCTTGTCGTTCTCGAGCGCGTCGACAAAGTCGGTTACGGTTCGAGCCTTAATTCCCAACTTGACGGCCAATTCGTTCATGCGGATTTCTCCCTCTTCGGCAACCGTAGATAACATGCGTAAGCGAGGGCCGGATAGTTGGAATGGCAGGTCAAGGGACGAGATCTGCGTCTTAAAATCCCTTTGGATAGAGTGGGTCGCCCTAACCAAAATATGAATGAGATCGATCGGTAAAGGTACATTGTCAGGGTTGGACATTTGCGATTGCTCCTTTGCTTAATAATAGGTCGCGTTTGATTCATTCATTATATCCCGACTAGCAAGGGAAGTCACCATTCCCACTAACGGGGTCTCGGCAGCACAACCAAATTCTGCATGAAATGCAGCAACTAGGAGGAATGCACAATGATGACTGATGTAACTGCAAAAAATGCGGACAAACTTCTGCGCGTTCTCGTCTTTGCGCTGATCTTCTCGGTAATGAACGGGACGATGTTTAACGTCGCCCTGCCGACCATCGGGAGCGAGTTCGACCTCGTTCCTTCGC
Encoded proteins:
- a CDS encoding TlpA family protein disulfide reductase yields the protein MKRWRAWIILGTVTLLTGFVLFRQLEGSGTISSASYKSSALTDDRQTPEKPQIGYTAPTFSLTGMDGKIYDLKKLRGKPVVLNFWASWCGPCRDEAPSFVKLNKQFGDRLQIIAVNLTATDSVQSAREFAKNNGFTFPVVFDTDGKVGASYEIRPIPATYFVDRNGIIKDGVLGSLSWDDLETRSLALLRSSEPER
- a CDS encoding DMT family transporter, producing the protein MKAYLFLTVAIVSEIIGTSMLKASDGFTKLYPSIGTVVCFVLAFYSLSLSLQHIPLGVAYAIWSGVGTALTAVIGIVIWKETASLTTAVGIVLIIAGVIVLNLKGAGAH
- a CDS encoding MarR family winged helix-turn-helix transcriptional regulator, translated to MSNPDNVPLPIDLIHILVRATHSIQRDFKTQISSLDLPFQLSGPRLRMLSTVAEEGEIRMNELAVKLGIKARTVTDFVDALENDKLLVRIPDPKDRRATLIQLTELAQVHLNEALEKQAIIAEQLIHNLGSEQRKELHALLMLLMKEKDYSSDCIEDLNS
- the clpP gene encoding ATP-dependent Clp endopeptidase proteolytic subunit ClpP, with the translated sequence MKRVKGYARTTNLFRIFVIYIIARWPYLSKSSVRLPGASESTSKESEECSMSNYVPYVVEQTNRGERSYDIYSRLLKDRIIFLGAAIDDQVANSIIAQLLFLTAEDPEKEISLYINSPGGSTSAGFAIYDTMQFIKPPVHTICMGMAASFGSILLLAGAKGKRFSLPNSEIMIHQPHGGAQGQASDIAISAKRILQIRDKTNRITAERTGQPLERVEKDMDRDYFMTAQEALEYGIIDQVISSPEQALNA
- a CDS encoding DoxX family protein, with protein sequence MTILSVILQCLLIFAFSFSGASKIAGASMQVQVFNHLKIPQWFRIVTGFVQLAGVVGLVAGFWDTGMLSLAALWIACTMLGAVLFHMRAGDSFKQFGAPLLLTLLSLTLALLHI
- a CDS encoding TetR/AcrR family transcriptional regulator — translated: MKNRILQEATKEILHRGLKFSVRDLASRLGISTKTLYQHFPSKERIIASIVEQAVNQMKDREKELMNDSSLPLKQKLYEALVIIPQGFVFSDIRVMKELQMAYPDQWAIMNDYLTKGWDNIRLLILEGTEKGDIRDFDVETFIRVYIGAMYQLMDHSVASPSGLRMEDSLSLVVDLLLRGIYADPSVKEGSR